TTGCCCTTCACGCCGAGGATGCGGGCGATGCGAGCGATGCGCATCGTCGCGGCGGTGCGGTTGAAGTCGAGCACCGCGGGGAGGCAGAGCGCGTTGGCGAGGCCGTGGTGCATGCCCACCTCGGCGCCCAGCGGGTGCGCGAGCGCGTGGCACGCGCCGAGCCCCTTCTGGAAGGCGACCGCGCCCATCATGGAGGCCTTCAGCATCGCGCCGCGGGCCTCGACGTTGGCGCCGTCCTCGACCGCGGTCGCGAGGTGCTTCGCGATCAGCTCGATGCCCTCGAGCGCGATCGCGTCGGCCATCGGGTGGTCGCCCTTCGCGCAGTAGGCCTCGACGTTGTGCGTCAGCGCGTCGAAGCCGGTGGCCGCGGTGAGGCGCGCCGGCAAGGAGAGCGTCAGCTGCGGGTCGAGGATGGCCACGTCGGGCATGAGGCGCGGCGAGAAGATGACCGTCTTCCGGTTCGTCTCCGCGATCGTCACCACGCCGCTCCGGCCGACCTCGCTGCCCGTGCCCGCCGTCGTCGGCACCGCGATCATCGGGGGCATCGGCTGGGTGATCTTCGCGTCGCCGCCGATCGCGTCGTCGTACTCGGCGAGCGGGAGAGAGTGCGTCGTCGCGAGCCGGATCAGCTTGGCCACGTCGAGGGGCGCCCCGCCGCCCACGCCGACCACGAGATCGGCCTTCGCCTCCCGGTACGCCTCGGCCGCCGCGTGCACCTCCGCCTCGGTGGGGTTGGTGCTGACGCCGGTGGTCATCTCGGTGACGATGCCGCCCTTCTCCAGGGCACGGGAGACCTCGGCCGCGATGCCCGCGTCCTCGACGCCGGGGTCGGTCACGATCAGCGCGGTCTTGGATCCGAGGCGCTTGGCTTCGGCGCCCGCTTCGCTGACGGTGCCAGCGCCGAAGAGGATGCGGGTCGGAAAGCTCCAGACGGTCGTCATGCGGGCTCCTTGGCTACGATCGGGGGGGCGGAGCATGGCGCAGCCGACGTCCGACGCCAGCCGCCGGCATATGAGGCAACAGAACCCGTCCCGAGGTCAATGCGACGGTCCTGGTCGCGGCGGCCGCTCATCGCAGCATCAGCGCGCGGAGCGCCACCTCGACCTCGGCGTGCCCGTCGAGCACGCTCGCCATCGCGCTCGCGATCGGCGTCTCCATGCCGATGCGCTCCGCGAACGCGCTCACGCGCCGCGCGATGGAGATGCCTTCGATGTAGGCGCCCGCCTCGCGGCCCGCCTCCTCGAGGTCGACGTTCCGCGCGATGGCCCGACCGAGCCGCACCTCGGCCCGCTCGTCGCCGCCCACCGCCGCGAAGAGATCTCCCGCGCCGGCCATGCCGTGGAAGGTCGAGGCGTCGGCGCCGAGCCGCTCTCCGACCCGCGCCGCCTCGTGGAGGCCGCGGTTCATCATCACCGCCATCGCCGCCGGGCTGATCTTCGACTCGAGGCAGAACCCCGCCGCGAGCGCGAGCAGACCGACCATCGCCGAGGCCACCTCCACCCCGACCACGTCGTCGGTGTCGTAGAGCCGGACCTCCGGGGCCCCGATCGCCTCGCGCACCGCCTCGGCCACCTCGGGGAAGCGGGTGCCGACCACGCCGCCGCCTGGGATCGCCTCGGTGAGCACGCGCGGGTTGAGCGGGCCGGCGAGGCAACCGACGCGGCGAGCCGGCGTGTTGGCCGAGAGGTGACGGCTCACCGTCTGCAGCTCGTCCCCGATGAGGCCGCGGCTGACGTGCACGAGCAGGTGGCGACCGTCGAGGTGCGCGCCGAGCTCCGGGGCGACCGCGGGCACGTGCATCGAGGGCACGCAGACGAAGATGAGCTCGCACTCCGAGAGCGCCGCGAGATCGCTCGTCGCGGTCACGCCCTCGGGCGCATCTCGCTTCGTGCGGCTCCAGAGGAG
The Sandaracinaceae bacterium genome window above contains:
- a CDS encoding iron-containing alcohol dehydrogenase translates to MTTVWSFPTRILFGAGTVSEAGAEAKRLGSKTALIVTDPGVEDAGIAAEVSRALEKGGIVTEMTTGVSTNPTEAEVHAAAEAYREAKADLVVGVGGGAPLDVAKLIRLATTHSLPLAEYDDAIGGDAKITQPMPPMIAVPTTAGTGSEVGRSGVVTIAETNRKTVIFSPRLMPDVAILDPQLTLSLPARLTAATGFDALTHNVEAYCAKGDHPMADAIALEGIELIAKHLATAVEDGANVEARGAMLKASMMGAVAFQKGLGACHALAHPLGAEVGMHHGLANALCLPAVLDFNRTAATMRIARIARILGVKGNDVETLAFECSGKVRALRNQLGLPSGLAEAGVEEDQLSHLASLAIQDATKEGNPRPCTKDDMLSLYRASM
- a CDS encoding NAD(P)-binding domain-containing protein, translating into MSCVGIVGGGSFGVGLGVAIARNGGEALLWSRTKRDAPEGVTATSDLAALSECELIFVCVPSMHVPAVAPELGAHLDGRHLLVHVSRGLIGDELQTVSRHLSANTPARRVGCLAGPLNPRVLTEAIPGGGVVGTRFPEVAEAVREAIGAPEVRLYDTDDVVGVEVASAMVGLLALAAGFCLESKISPAAMAVMMNRGLHEAARVGERLGADASTFHGMAGAGDLFAAVGGDERAEVRLGRAIARNVDLEEAGREAGAYIEGISIARRVSAFAERIGMETPIASAMASVLDGHAEVEVALRALMLR